From Neisseria cinerea:
CCGCTGATTTTGCCGAAGGGCAGGCTGCGGCGGACGATTTTCAGGCCGACTCCGTTTTCTTTCAGGTTGACGCGGCCGAGGTGTGAATCGGGCAGGCGGACATCGCGGCTGAATTCGTCGTCGGTTTCCTTGCTGCGGCCGACCGAGGCCTCCTGTTCGGTGACGGGGACGGCATCCCATTTTTTCAAATCGTGCAGGTATTTTTGCAGCAGTACATAGCTGCCGCCCGCATCGGGCCCTTCGGGGATGATGGCGACTTCGCGGATTTTTTCATCGCCCTGCGGGTTTTCCGTACCGTCGACGAAACCGTCCAGTCCGCGATCCTGATACAGGCGCAAACCGTGTTCTTCGGACGCGACGCATATGCTGTCGCCGAATGCGCCCAAAACGGATTGGGCAAGCGCGTAGGCGGCGCTTTGCCGGAGGGATTGGATGTGGATGTAGAGGTCGTGCTGCGTGGATGGTGCAAGCCCGTTACCCATTTCGGGAAACGGTTTGATTTCCCGACCTTCTTCTGGGTGTCCGAATGTTGCCCATGCTTTGCTGCCGAAAGCTATCGTCATACCTAAAATGTTGTCCGGAAAGCGGGCTTTCAAGGCAGTTAACGCGTCAAGCGAAACACGGCAGGCGGTTTTGATATCGTCGGTGCGGTTGGCGGCGATGTCGGCTTCGATAAAGATGCCGGCTTGGGCGTGGTCGGGAATGATGGCTGATTGGGGCGTATTCATGATGTTCCTCTGTGGTCTCATGTGTTTTATGGGTGGGATTATAGCACTGAATCAGCAGTCGGATTTTGACAGAATAGGCAAGCAGGCATCTGATGTTTGCGTATCGCGCGGTGTTTTATTTACGGTTTGGGTTCTGCCTGATTCTCTTTCAGTTTCTTTAATTTTGGTTTGAGAAGGTTTCTGTTCGGCTTTTTGTACTGTTGCAGGTTGCGCGGGCAGTTTGGAGATGCCGTCTGAAAGCAAGGGAGATTCAGACGGCATGTCCGTTTGGTTGCAATCGGGTTTGGCAGCGTGATGAAAGTATTCTTTGTATTTGCCGCAATTTCACTTAGAATGCAGCCCTTGCACACTTTTTCTTCAGGAGAAGATTATGTTGAAAAAATTCATACTCGGCGGCATGACCGCATTGGTTTTGGCGGCCTGCGGCGGAGAGGGCGGCAGCGCGTCTTCTTCTGCCCCAGCCCAATCTGCCGGCGAGTCCGGTTCTTTAATCGAACGCATCAACAATAAAGGTACGGTTACCGTCGGTACAGAAGGCACTTACGCACCGTTTACCTACCACGACAAAGACGGCAAATTGACCGGCTACGATGTCGAAGTAACCCGCGCAGTTGCCGACAAACTGGGTGTCAAAGTCGAATTTAAAGAAACACAATGGGACTCCATGATGGCAGGTTTGAAGGCGGGACGTTTCGACGTGGTGGCAAACCAAGTCGGCCTGACCAGCCCTGAGCGTCAAGCGACTTTTGACAAATCCGAGCCTTATAGCTGGAGCGGTGCGGTTTTGGTTGCCCGTAAAGACAGCAACATCAAATCTATCGACGACATCAAAGGCGTGAAAACCGCACAATCCCTGACCAGCAACTACGGCGAAAAAGCCAAAGCTGCAGGCGCAGATTTGGTGGCTGTTGATGGTTTGGCGCAATCGCTGACCCTGATTGAACAAAAACGTGCCGACGCAACCCTGAACGACGAATTGGCGGTATTGGACTACCTGAAGAAAAACCCGAATGCGGGCGTGAAAATCGTTTGGTCAGCACCTGCCGATGAAAAAGTCGGTTCCGGCTTGATTGTCAATAAAGGCAATGACGAAGTCGTGGCAAAATTCAGCACGGCAATCAATGAGCTGAAAGCCGACGGCACGCTGAAAAAACTGGGCGAACAATTCTTCGGAAAAGACATCAGTGTTAAATAATTTCCTTGCCTCCCTGCCGTTTATGACGGAAACACGCGCTGATATGCTCATCAGCGCGTTTTGGCCTATGGTCAAAGCCGGCTTCGCAGTATCTTTGCCTTTAGCGATCGCTTCTTTCGTTATCGGCATGATTATTGCCGTAGCGGTTGCTTTGGTGCGAATCATGCCCTCCGGCGGCATTTTCCAAAAATGCTTGCTGAAGCTGGTGGAATTTTATATTTCCGTCATTCGCGGTACGCCGCTGTTGGTGCAGTTGGTCATCGTATTCTACGGTTTGCCTTCCGTCGGCATCTATATCGATCCGATTCCTGCCGCCATCATCGGCTTTTCGCTCAATGTCGGCGCATACGCTTCCGAAACCATACGCGCGGCAATTTTGTCCGTGCCGAAAGGCCAATGGGAAGCAGGTTTCTCCATCGGCATGACCTATATGCAGACGTTCCGCCGTATTGTCGCGCCACAGGCATTCCGCGTTGCCGTACCGCCTTTGAGCAACGAGTTTATCGGCTTGTTTAAAAACACCTCGCTTGCCGCAGTGGTAACGGTAACAGAGCTTTTCCGTGTCGCTCAGGAGACAGCAAACCGTACCTACGACTTCCTACCCGTCTATATCGAAGCCGCTTTGGTTTATTGGTGTTTCTGCAAAGTGCTGTTCCTGATTCAGGCGCGTTTGGAAAAACGCTTCGACCGCTATGTCGCCAAATAAGGAGTTGTCATGATTAAAATCCGCAATATCCATAAGACCTTTGGTGAAAATACCATTTTGCGCGGCATCGATTTGGATGTGGGCAAAGGGCAGGTGGTCGTCATTCTCGGACCTTCCGGCTCGGGCAAAACGACGTTTCTGCGCTGTTTAAACGCGCTGGAAATGCCTGAAGACGGACAAATCGAGTTCGACAACGAGCGGCCGCTGAAAATCGATTTTTCCAAAAAGCCAAGCAAACACGATATTTTGGCTCTGCGCCGCAAATCAGGTATGGTGTTCCAACAATACAACCTCTTTCCGCACAAAACTGCGTTGGAAAACGTGATGGAGGGTCCGGTTGCCGTACAGGGCAAGCCTGTCGCCAAAGCGCGAGAAGAGGCTGTCAAATTGCTTGAAAAAGTCGGTTTGGGCGATAAGATTGACCTCTACCCCTACCAGCTTTCCGGTGGTCAACAGCAGCGCGTCGGCATTGCCCGAGCATTGGCGATTCAGCCTGAATTGATGCTGTTTGACGAACCCACTTCCGCGCTGGATCCCGAATTGGTGCAAGACGTGCTGAACGCCATGAAAGAATTGGCGCAAGAAGGCTGGACGATGGTTGTCGTGACCCACGAAATCAAATTCGCCTTAGAAGTGGCAACTACCGTCGTCGTTATGGACGGCGGCATTATCGTAGAGCAGGGCAGCCCGAAAGAGTTGTTCGACCACCCCAAACACGAACGGACGCGGAGATTTTTAAGCCAAATCCAATCTGCCAAGATTTGATTAACCATGTGTGAAAAATGCCGTCTGAAACTTTCAGACGGCATTTTTTCTATTTTTACAGAGGCCAGATTAAATTTGGATTGCTTTCAATGACTGCTTTGAATTGGTTCTGAATACGCTCAATCGCTTCTTGCGTGTCCGCTTCAAAACGCAATACCAAAATCGGCGTGGTATTGGAAGCACGCATCAGTCCGAAGCCATCGGGGAATTCAACGCGCAGGCCGTCGATGGTGATGATTTCGGTCGCACCTTCAAACTTGGCATTAGCAGCCAGCTCTTCAATCACTTTGTGGCCGTTACTGCCTTCCGACAGGTCGATGTTGAGTTCTGGCGTGGAAATGCTTTGCGGTAGGCTATTCAACACTTCGGACGGATTGTCGAAGGCAGACAGGATTTCCAAGAGGCGTGCGCCGGCATACATACCGTCGTCGAAGCCGAACCAGCGTTCTTTAAAGAAGATGTGTCCGCTCATTTCGCCGGCAACCAGCGCACCGGTTTTTTTCATGGCGGATTTGATGAAGCTGTGGCCGGTTTTTTCCATTACAGGTTCGCCGCCGTGTTCTTTAATCCAAGGCGCGAGCAGGCGGGTGGATTTGACGTCGAAAATCACTTTGGCTTTAGGATTGCGGCTCAACACGTCTTGCGCGAAAAGCATTAATTGGCGGTCTGGATAGATGATGTTGCCGTCTTTGGTGACTACGCCCAAGCGGTCGGCATCGCCGTCAAATGCCAAGCCGATTTCGGCATCGCTGTTTTTCAGCGCGATAATCAAATCTTGCAGGTTTTTCGGTTTGGAAGGATCAGGGTGGTGGTTGGGGAAATTGCCGTCCACTTCACAGAAAAGTTCGGTAACTTCATTGCCCAAACCTTTGTAGAGTTTGCCTGAAAATGCGCCGCCGATACCGTTGCCTGCGTCGATGGCGATTTTCATGGGGCGTTTGAGCTTGATGTGGCCGACGATGTGGTTGTGGTATTCGTCGGAGATGTCTTTTTCGGTTACGCTACCTTGTTTGTCGGCGGCAACAAAACTGTCTTTTTCAATAATGGCTAAAAGTTCTTGAATGGCTTCGCCGGCGAGCGTGTCGCCGCCGAGCATCATTTTGAAACCGTTGTAATCGGGCGGATTGTGGCTGCCGGTAATCATTACGCCGCTGCCGCCGCATTCGTTGATGGCTGCGAAGTAGAGCATAGGAGTGGCAACCATACCGACGTTGAGTACGTCGATGCCGCTGTCGGTAAAGCCGCGTTGGATGTGCTCCATCAGTTCGGGACCGCTCAAGCGTCCGTCGCGGCCGAGTGCGATGCGGGTGATGCCTTTTTCGGCGGCTCTGGTGGCGATGGCTTTGCCGATGAGATAGGTGGCTTCGTTGGTCAGGGTTTTGCCGACAATGCCTCGGATGTCGTAGGCTTTGAAGATGTCGCGGGCAATATTTGCCATGATGGTTTCCTTGTTGTGGTTTCAGGAAAGGAGACTATTTTAACACGTTGCAATATTGTCCGAAGGCCTGCAGGAGGTGTTCAGACGGCATATATGCTTGGATTTTATGCCGTCTGAAACAGAAAAAGCAGCCTTTTATACAGGCTGCTTCCGGATTATCGGTTTATACGGCTTCGGCTTTGATAATGATGACAGGTTCGGTCGGGACATCATCATGGTAGCCGTGGCGTTTGGTGGATACACCTTCGATGGCATCGACAGCGTCAAAACCGTCGACTACCTTGCCGAATACGGCGTAACCCCAGTCTTGTACGACGGTTCTGCCGTACATTTCTTTGGAGCGGTGGTTGAGGAAGGCATTGTCGGCAGTGTTGATGAAGAATTGCGCACTGGCGGAATGGGGGTCGGAAGTGCGTGCCATGGCGATGGTGTATTTATCGTTGGGCAGGCCGTTGGACGCTTCGTTTTGAATCGGATCGCGCGTTTCTTTTTCGTTCATGTTTTCATCCATGCCGCCGCCTTGAATCATGAAGCCTTTGATGACGCGGTGGAAGATTACGCCGTCGTAGAAGCCGTCTTTGACGTATTGTTCAAAGTTTTTGGCGGTAACGGGGGCTTTGTCGAAATCGAGTTCGATTTTGATGTCGCCTTTGTTGGTGTGCAGGATAATCATGGGTTTTCCTTTCGTTAAGAATTTTTTTGCAAATGGTGGTTGGAGGAAAAACTTCAAGGCTGTATGAAAAATATTCTTTATTTGGGAAGAGTCATCCCGAGCGGTTGGCGAAACGTGCGGCAAAGAGTGCAAGCAATGTACCCGTCAGGTCGGCAAAGATGTCGCCCAGACTGCCGGTTCGGGTTTCGGTCAGACACTCCTGCGCGCATTCGCTGACTACGGCGAAACAGAGGGCAAAGACCATCAGGCTGCGATAGGGGATGGGGCGGTTGTCGGTTCTGAATGCTTTGGTCAGAAGCCAGATTTGTGCGAAAAACAGGGCGAGGTGCGCCACTTTGTCAAAATGCGGAAAAGGCGGTGGCGCGGTTTCGGCAGCTTTGAAAAGCAGCGAGTAAATGCTGCCTGCAAACCACAATGCCGAGAGTAGGATAAAGCGGTTGCGCGGCAGATTCATGCTTGTTCCTCTTCAAGCCATGTCCGGCATAGTTTGGATAGGCGCAGGAATTTTCCGCCGCGTGCGGCCAGCATGTCGCGCCAAACGGCAATTTCTTCGGCGGAGGGGGCATCGTCTATGCTGCATTCGTAGAGCAGGAAATTTAAAGTTTCTTCAATGACGGCAACGGATTCGGTTTGGATGAGCCGGTTGAGTTCGGACATAGTGCGGGTTCTCGTTGATGGCGGGAATGCCGTCTGAAAGGGCTTCAGACGGCATTGGGTCATTTGCTGTGCAGGAAACGTGTTGCTTCTTCCCATTTGCCGGAAATGATGTCGGGTATGGCCTGCAGGGATTTGGCGATGGCATCGTCAATCTGTCGGCGGTGTTCCGCACTGGGTTTGTTCAGGACATAGCCAACGACGAGGTTGCGGTCGCCCGGGTGGTCGATACCGAGGCGCAGGCGGTAATAGTCGGCCGTGCCGAGCCGTGCCTGAATGTCTTTCAACCCGTTGTGTCCGCCGTTTCCGCCCCCGAGTTTGAACTTAATCCTGCCGCAAGGAATGTCGAGTTCGTCGTGGACGACGAGGATTTCTTCGGGTTTGATTTTATAAAACTGCGCAAGGGCGGCAACTGCCTGTCCGGAACGGTTCATAAACGTGGTCGGCTTGAGCAGCCAGACATCGCCGTCGGGCAGGGCGGCACGGGCGACTTCGCCGAGGAATTTTTTTTCTTCTTTAAACGAAGCCTTCCACTTCCAAGCCAGTTCGTCGAGGAACCAAAAGCCTGCATTGTGTCGGGTTTGCTCGTATTCTTTGCCGGGGTTGCCCAATCCGACAACCATTTTGATTTTGTTTGACATGTCGTTTTCCATCAGATGCTGTCCGGACGGGATTCAGACGGCATGGTTAGTCTTTTTGGTTAAGGACGCGCCTGCGGCGCGCTTCTTTAGGGTCTGCCTGAAGCGGACGGTATATTTCGATACGGTCTCCGTCGCGTAACGGCGTATCGTCTTTGACTGCCTTGCCGAAAATGCCCAAGGGGGCAGAATGCAGGTCGAGGTCTGTAAAGATTTCGTCCAAACCGCTTTTCAGTGCGGCCGCACGGATACTGGTTCCTTCCTCGACTTGCATATTTTTCAAAACCTGCTTATCAGACAGTCCGTACACGATTTCAATTTCAAGCATAACGGCGGTCTGCCTCTTTGACGAACGCTTCGACCAATGTGGAGGAAAGGTGGCTGAATACAGGGGAAATTAAGGCGGATAAGACGGCATTGGAAAAATCGTATTCAAGGTTGAATTCGATTTTGCACATATCGTCGCCCAAATCGATGAACTTCCATGTCCCGCGCAGGGTTTTGAACGGGCCGTCAAGCAAATCCATACGGATTTCCTTGCCGGGTATGTTGCGGTTGTGTGTGGCGAATGATTGGCGCACGTGCATATAGTCCATAAACAGCCGCGCCTTCAGTTCGTTGCCGCTACGCCCAATGACCTCGGTTTTGCTATACCACGGCAGAAAGCGCGGATAGTCTTCAACCTTATCGACCAGCTCGAACATTTTGTCCGCGCCGTGCATGACCAAGATGCTTTTTTCAACTTTTTTCACGGATATTCCCTAAGCGTCCGGCGTTTGTTTAAAGGCGGTATTATAAACGAAATTTCTGAGATTCAGACGGCATGGTCAAGGAATGGTGCTGTCTGAAAGGGATAAAGAAAACGGCAGCTTGCGGGCTGCCGTTTGTTCGGGGAGTTAAGCCTTGTTTTCAGGCTGCTGCTCGGACTCTGTCGAAGCGGTGTCTGCCGGGGCAGGTGCTTCGGTTTCTTCCCGAGCCGGAGCGTGCGGCGCGTTATCTTCCGCCGCGTCCGCATTCTCGCGCAAGTTGTGGCTGTAATCCTTGGGCGGGCTGGGTTGTTTGCCTGCCATGATCTCCAGTACCTGATCGCGGTCTATGGTCTCCCACTCCATCAGGGCTTTGCACATGGTTTCCATTTTGTCGCGGTTTTCATCCAGGATTTTGTAGGCGATTTGGTATTGCTCGTCCAAAATACGGCGGATTTCCGCATCGATGTCCTGTTGCGTTTTTTCGGAAATGTTTTGAGAACGGGTTACGCTGCGACCCAAGAACACTTCACCTTCGTTTTCCGCATAAACCATCACGCCCATTTTGTCGCTCATACCGTAGCGCGTTACCATTTCGCGGGCCATTTGGGTGGCGCGTTCGAAATCGTTGGATGCGCCGGTGGAGATGCGTCCGACGAAGATGTCTTCGGCAATGCGCCCTCCGAACAGAATCGACAGCTGGCTCAACATCTGGTCTTTATACATGCTGATACGGTCGCGTTCGGGAAGCTGCCAGGTCAGGCCCAGTGCCCGTCCGCGCGGCATGATGGTTACTTTATGTACGGGATCGGTAAACGGCAGGCTTTCGGCAACAATCGCATGTCCGGACTCATGATAGGCCGTTGCGCGTTTCTCGTCTTCGTGCATGACCA
This genomic window contains:
- a CDS encoding amino acid ABC transporter substrate-binding protein, with the translated sequence MLKKFILGGMTALVLAACGGEGGSASSSAPAQSAGESGSLIERINNKGTVTVGTEGTYAPFTYHDKDGKLTGYDVEVTRAVADKLGVKVEFKETQWDSMMAGLKAGRFDVVANQVGLTSPERQATFDKSEPYSWSGAVLVARKDSNIKSIDDIKGVKTAQSLTSNYGEKAKAAGADLVAVDGLAQSLTLIEQKRADATLNDELAVLDYLKKNPNAGVKIVWSAPADEKVGSGLIVNKGNDEVVAKFSTAINELKADGTLKKLGEQFFGKDISVK
- a CDS encoding VanZ family protein, encoding MNLPRNRFILLSALWFAGSIYSLLFKAAETAPPPFPHFDKVAHLALFFAQIWLLTKAFRTDNRPIPYRSLMVFALCFAVVSECAQECLTETRTGSLGDIFADLTGTLLALFAARFANRSG
- a CDS encoding type II toxin-antitoxin system RatA family toxin, giving the protein MKKVEKSILVMHGADKMFELVDKVEDYPRFLPWYSKTEVIGRSGNELKARLFMDYMHVRQSFATHNRNIPGKEIRMDLLDGPFKTLRGTWKFIDLGDDMCKIEFNLEYDFSNAVLSALISPVFSHLSSTLVEAFVKEADRRYA
- a CDS encoding amino acid ABC transporter ATP-binding protein translates to MIKIRNIHKTFGENTILRGIDLDVGKGQVVVILGPSGSGKTTFLRCLNALEMPEDGQIEFDNERPLKIDFSKKPSKHDILALRRKSGMVFQQYNLFPHKTALENVMEGPVAVQGKPVAKAREEAVKLLEKVGLGDKIDLYPYQLSGGQQQRVGIARALAIQPELMLFDEPTSALDPELVQDVLNAMKELAQEGWTMVVVTHEIKFALEVATTVVVMDGGIIVEQGSPKELFDHPKHERTRRFLSQIQSAKI
- a CDS encoding RnfH family protein; translation: MLEIEIVYGLSDKQVLKNMQVEEGTSIRAAALKSGLDEIFTDLDLHSAPLGIFGKAVKDDTPLRDGDRIEIYRPLQADPKEARRRRVLNQKD
- a CDS encoding peptidylprolyl isomerase, with product MIILHTNKGDIKIELDFDKAPVTAKNFEQYVKDGFYDGVIFHRVIKGFMIQGGGMDENMNEKETRDPIQNEASNGLPNDKYTIAMARTSDPHSASAQFFINTADNAFLNHRSKEMYGRTVVQDWGYAVFGKVVDGFDAVDAIEGVSTKRHGYHDDVPTEPVIIIKAEAV
- a CDS encoding Dyp-type peroxidase; translation: MNTPQSAIIPDHAQAGIFIEADIAANRTDDIKTACRVSLDALTALKARFPDNILGMTIAFGSKAWATFGHPEEGREIKPFPEMGNGLAPSTQHDLYIHIQSLRQSAAYALAQSVLGAFGDSICVASEEHGLRLYQDRGLDGFVDGTENPQGDEKIREVAIIPEGPDAGGSYVLLQKYLHDLKKWDAVPVTEQEASVGRSKETDDEFSRDVRLPDSHLGRVNLKENGVGLKIVRRSLPFGKISGEHGLMFTAYCRTLHNIEAQLLNMFGDTDGKTDLLLRHLSAAVSGGYYYAPSLERLQNL
- a CDS encoding phosphomannomutase/phosphoglucomutase, whose protein sequence is MANIARDIFKAYDIRGIVGKTLTNEATYLIGKAIATRAAEKGITRIALGRDGRLSGPELMEHIQRGFTDSGIDVLNVGMVATPMLYFAAINECGGSGVMITGSHNPPDYNGFKMMLGGDTLAGEAIQELLAIIEKDSFVAADKQGSVTEKDISDEYHNHIVGHIKLKRPMKIAIDAGNGIGGAFSGKLYKGLGNEVTELFCEVDGNFPNHHPDPSKPKNLQDLIIALKNSDAEIGLAFDGDADRLGVVTKDGNIIYPDRQLMLFAQDVLSRNPKAKVIFDVKSTRLLAPWIKEHGGEPVMEKTGHSFIKSAMKKTGALVAGEMSGHIFFKERWFGFDDGMYAGARLLEILSAFDNPSEVLNSLPQSISTPELNIDLSEGSNGHKVIEELAANAKFEGATEIITIDGLRVEFPDGFGLMRASNTTPILVLRFEADTQEAIERIQNQFKAVIESNPNLIWPL
- the pth gene encoding aminoacyl-tRNA hydrolase, translated to MSNKIKMVVGLGNPGKEYEQTRHNAGFWFLDELAWKWKASFKEEKKFLGEVARAALPDGDVWLLKPTTFMNRSGQAVAALAQFYKIKPEEILVVHDELDIPCGRIKFKLGGGNGGHNGLKDIQARLGTADYYRLRLGIDHPGDRNLVVGYVLNKPSAEHRRQIDDAIAKSLQAIPDIISGKWEEATRFLHSK
- a CDS encoding amino acid ABC transporter permease, yielding MLNNFLASLPFMTETRADMLISAFWPMVKAGFAVSLPLAIASFVIGMIIAVAVALVRIMPSGGIFQKCLLKLVEFYISVIRGTPLLVQLVIVFYGLPSVGIYIDPIPAAIIGFSLNVGAYASETIRAAILSVPKGQWEAGFSIGMTYMQTFRRIVAPQAFRVAVPPLSNEFIGLFKNTSLAAVVTVTELFRVAQETANRTYDFLPVYIEAALVYWCFCKVLFLIQARLEKRFDRYVAK